In Fusarium poae strain DAOMC 252244 chromosome Unknown contig_1, whole genome shotgun sequence, the following are encoded in one genomic region:
- a CDS encoding uncharacterized protein (TransMembrane:7 (o12-33i57-81o101-123i135-157o194-219i231-251o271-292i)): MTWNTSEKALELFIIQICSTVLVCLSACLRFWAQYINGKKKKRVAVVEKPHTLGDKLMYMSVLIYIAQATIIVQGIVGGGIGQHADNLTEAEIVKGFQTWYFGEILYAALSCTVKTSLVLYLRRVYVVNSPSLKTTLNLCLVCIWATSTAFFFASIFQCSPVGYYWGQFRRPTVPEESDKNIVREKCHKNIVPIAGIVLSIVLAITDWVLALVPITSLWNGSLPWKTKFGIQALTSLGVLAGVAMIVRIPYIKMLELTDDFLYETVDVAKWTVIEATLGIMAGCLPNIWSLVKLARSRRSSPSLGRAGDEKASHRVDIEGGFKQKNTAHHNRDTILVETTVWQFTGNSDDHAIYSRTNDFEFDWQQNRGIKT, translated from the exons ATGACTTGGAATACCAGCGAAAAGGCCCTGGAGCTATTCATAATTCAGATTTGCAGTACGGTACTCGTGTGCCTCTCAGCGTGTttacggttctgggcgcaGTATATCAatggaaaaaagaaaaagagggtTGCAGTAGTTGAGAAGCCGCATACACTGGGTGACAAGTTGATGTATATGTCGGTG CTTATATACATCGCTCAGGCTACCATCATAGTACAAGGGATAGTCGGAGGCGGAATCGGGCAGCATGCGGATAACTTGACCGAGGCGGAAATTGTCAAAGGCTTCCAAACATGGTATTTCGGGGAAATACTATACGCCGCACTTTCATGCACCGTCAAAACGTCGTTAGTCCTGTATCTCCGCCGCGTTTACGTCGTCAACAGTCCCTCGCTTAAAACCACTTTGAATTTATGCCTTGTCTGCATCTGGGCTACGTCGACTGCGTTTTTCTTTGCCAGCATTTTCCAGTGCTCCCCTGTTGGTTATTACTGGGGTCAATTCAGGCGCCCCACGGTGCCTGAGGAATCTGACAAAAACATTGTGCGTGAGAAATGTCACAAAAACATTGTGCCGATTGCTGGGATAGTCCTTAGCATCGTTTTGGCTATCACCGACTGGGTCTTGGCTCTGGTACCTATAACGAGCCTATGGAACGGGTCGTTGCCTTGGAAGACTAAGTTTGGAATTCAAGCCCTGACTAGTTTAGGGGTGCT AGCCGGTGTGGCGATGATTGTCCGCATCCCCTATATCAAGATGTTGGAACTCACTGACGACTTCCTTTACGAAACAGT AGATGTCGCCAAATGGACTGTGATAGAGGCGACTTTGGGAATCATGGCGGGATGTTTGCCAAATATTTGGTCATTGGTAAAACTCGCGAGATCGAGACGTTCCTCACCGAGCCTTGGACGGGCAGGCGACGAGAAAGCAAGCCATCGAGTCGATATCGAGGGAGGCTTTAAACAAAAAAACACCGCCCATCACAATCGCGACACTATTCTCGTCGAAACAACTGTCTGGCAGTTTACTGGCAATTCCGACGATCATGCGATATATAGTAGGACGAACGATTTCGAGTTTGATTGGCAGCAGAATCGGGGTATAAAGACGTAG